A portion of the uncultured Bacteroides sp. genome contains these proteins:
- a CDS encoding Cof-type HAD-IIB family hydrolase: protein MKYKLLVLDVDGTLLNNEKEISTRTLATLLKVQQMGVRIVLASGRPTFGLMPLAKKLELDKCGGFILSYNGGQIINVQTGELLFEKRINPEMLPYLEKKAKKNNFAIFTYHQDAIITNEPENEHIRQEALLNNMKIVTVSDFSIEVDFFPCKCMLVSNDQKALISLEEHWRKRLNGVLEVFRSEPYFLEVVPQFIDKANTLGVLLEKLKIEPNQVIAIGDGVCDFSMIQLAGLGIAMGNAQDSVKACADIVTTSNEEDGVAIAVENAILADIRPSEIPLEELNAQANHALMGNLGIQYTYASEDRIEATMPVDERTRQPFGILHGGATLALAETVAGLGSMILCQPDEIVVGMQVSGNHISSAHEGDTVRAIGTIVHKGRSSHVWNVDVVTSTDKLVSSVRVVNSILKKR, encoded by the coding sequence ATGAAGTACAAATTATTAGTTCTTGATGTAGACGGGACACTGCTCAATAATGAGAAAGAGATCAGTACCCGCACCTTAGCTACGCTATTGAAAGTACAACAAATGGGTGTACGCATTGTGTTGGCTTCCGGAAGGCCAACTTTTGGGCTGATGCCATTGGCGAAAAAATTGGAATTGGATAAGTGCGGTGGATTTATTCTTTCCTATAATGGTGGACAGATTATCAACGTGCAGACGGGAGAATTGCTGTTTGAAAAACGAATTAACCCGGAAATGTTGCCTTATCTAGAGAAGAAAGCAAAGAAAAATAATTTTGCGATCTTTACTTATCACCAAGATGCAATCATTACGAATGAGCCGGAAAATGAACATATTCGCCAAGAAGCGCTTCTTAATAACATGAAAATAGTCACGGTGAGCGATTTCTCCATTGAAGTAGACTTCTTTCCGTGCAAATGCATGCTAGTCAGCAATGACCAAAAAGCTCTTATTAGCTTAGAAGAACACTGGAGAAAGAGACTAAACGGTGTATTGGAAGTGTTTCGTTCGGAGCCCTATTTTCTCGAAGTAGTTCCTCAATTTATTGATAAAGCAAATACACTGGGCGTTCTATTGGAAAAGCTAAAAATAGAACCAAATCAGGTGATTGCCATTGGTGATGGAGTTTGTGATTTCTCGATGATACAACTTGCCGGCTTAGGCATTGCCATGGGTAATGCACAAGATTCGGTAAAGGCTTGTGCCGATATCGTTACCACATCCAATGAAGAAGATGGGGTGGCCATTGCTGTAGAAAATGCCATACTTGCCGATATCCGTCCTTCCGAGATACCACTAGAGGAGCTGAACGCACAGGCCAATCATGCTCTGATGGGAAATTTAGGAATTCAATATACGTATGCTTCCGAAGATCGGATAGAAGCCACAATGCCTGTTGACGAACGCACTCGACAACCGTTTGGGATTTTGCACGGTGGAGCTACATTAGCTTTAGCTGAAACTGTAGCAGGATTGGGATCAATGATTCTTTGTCAACCCGATGAAATAGTGGTAGGCATGCAAGTCAGTGGCAATCATATATCATCAGCGCACGAAGGAGATACAGTACGAGCGATAGGAACAATTGTCCATAAAGGGCGTTCTTCTCACGTATGGAATGTAGATGTGGTTACTTCTACTGATAAGCTGGTATCTTCTGTACGCGTAGTTAATAGTATATTAAAAAAGAGATGA
- a CDS encoding ATP-binding cassette domain-containing protein translates to MAQNVIQIMGGVARNPLVRLVSPINMALAAGEHLAVIGPNGSGKSLLIDTLLGKYPLKEGNLMYDFSPSNSNTVYENVKYIAFRDTYGAADANYYYQQRWNAHDQDDAPTVNEMLGEIRDEALKQELFELFRIEPMLDKKIILLSSGEIRKFQLTKTLLTAPRVLIMDNPFIGLDAFTRDLLHGLLQHLAQKSGLQIVLVLSMLDDVPSFITHVLPVSNREVGNKLTREEYLKNLPSQEVSTEMEEVQQRIIHLPYANTNYDDQEVVKLNHVSIRYGERTILKELDWTVCRGEKWALSGENGSGKSTLLSLVCADNPQSYACDISLFGRKRGTGESIWEIKQHIGYVSPEMHRAYLKNLPTIEIVASGLHDSIGLYKRPKPEQMNTCACWMDIFDIVNLKDKPFLQLSSGEQRLALLARAFVKDPELLILDEPLHGLDTHNRQRVKKIIEAFCQRQDKTLIMVTHYEQELPSSITNRLFLERNK, encoded by the coding sequence ATGGCACAAAATGTTATTCAAATAATGGGAGGCGTGGCGCGCAACCCGCTTGTTCGTTTAGTTTCACCTATCAATATGGCACTTGCTGCCGGAGAACATTTGGCTGTTATAGGCCCTAATGGCTCAGGAAAAAGTTTGCTGATTGATACACTTTTGGGTAAATATCCACTGAAAGAGGGTAACTTGATGTACGACTTTTCGCCTTCAAATAGTAATACGGTGTATGAGAATGTGAAGTATATTGCCTTTCGTGATACGTATGGTGCTGCAGATGCCAATTACTATTATCAGCAGCGTTGGAATGCTCACGATCAGGATGATGCGCCTACAGTTAATGAGATGCTTGGCGAAATAAGGGACGAGGCACTCAAACAAGAACTGTTTGAGCTTTTCCGCATAGAACCAATGCTCGACAAAAAAATCATTCTACTCTCAAGTGGTGAAATACGCAAGTTTCAATTAACGAAAACGCTTCTTACAGCACCTCGCGTGTTGATTATGGATAATCCCTTTATTGGCCTTGATGCTTTCACACGTGATTTGCTACATGGTTTGTTGCAACACCTTGCACAGAAATCCGGCTTACAAATAGTGCTTGTACTTTCGATGCTTGATGATGTTCCCTCGTTCATTACTCATGTGTTGCCGGTGAGCAATCGGGAAGTGGGTAATAAACTTACACGCGAGGAATATTTGAAGAATCTTCCTTCTCAGGAGGTATCAACAGAAATGGAGGAGGTACAGCAACGTATTATTCATCTACCTTATGCTAACACTAATTATGATGATCAGGAAGTAGTGAAACTCAATCATGTAAGCATTCGTTATGGAGAGCGTACCATCTTGAAAGAGCTCGACTGGACTGTGTGTCGTGGAGAGAAGTGGGCGCTTAGCGGTGAAAATGGTTCGGGAAAGTCTACTTTATTAAGTTTGGTCTGTGCGGATAATCCACAGTCATATGCTTGTGACATAAGTCTCTTTGGACGTAAACGTGGTACAGGCGAAAGTATTTGGGAAATAAAGCAACATATTGGTTATGTGTCTCCTGAGATGCACCGTGCTTACTTGAAAAACCTTCCTACCATCGAAATTGTGGCTTCGGGATTACACGATTCTATAGGACTTTATAAACGCCCGAAACCAGAACAAATGAATACTTGTGCTTGTTGGATGGATATTTTTGATATTGTCAATCTCAAAGATAAACCTTTTCTGCAACTCTCTTCCGGTGAACAACGTTTGGCATTGTTGGCACGTGCTTTTGTGAAAGATCCGGAACTTCTTATCTTAGACGAGCCGCTTCATGGGCTGGATACGCATAATCGGCAACGAGTAAAAAAGATTATCGAAGCTTTCTGTCAAAGGCAAGATAAAACCCTGATCATGGTTACTCATTATGAACAAGAACTTCCGTCAAGTATTACAAATCGATTATTTTTGGAGCGAAACAAATGA
- a CDS encoding HAMP domain-containing sensor histidine kinase translates to MKYCYTEDLDELIEYRADYFIKKQLPSFSSSKINEWNLYNEDMQILPFATSYPLNDVVQKPFHNNAEDHEVNYRIYYIQIKIGNKPYVLMSRIAMIETIHLIKTLAFQYGVLALILTIALLIIQRVISKKLWSPFYDSLDKIEGFNLEQGIAPQFIETDTLEFARLNENLSRLIESDLNAYAQQKEFVENASHELQTPLAVFQSQLDLLLQKPNLTKTQVDIIQSLYSVSSRLTRLNKNLLLLARLDNSQFKEKQQIDFTEVLDAQLFYLKNLAENDGISVSLEINNSITVVANKTLLESLINNLIANAIRHNISHGSISISVTGNAFMVSNTGESATLDEEKIFRRFSRTSEKKKGNGLGLSIVHQICKLHGWKIEYTYQDHQHVFIVYF, encoded by the coding sequence ATGAAATATTGCTATACCGAAGATTTGGACGAACTGATAGAATATCGAGCCGATTACTTTATAAAAAAGCAACTACCATCATTTAGTTCAAGTAAGATAAATGAGTGGAACCTTTATAACGAAGATATGCAAATATTACCTTTTGCTACTTCTTATCCACTTAACGACGTGGTGCAAAAACCGTTTCACAATAATGCAGAAGATCATGAAGTAAATTATCGAATTTATTACATCCAAATAAAAATAGGCAATAAGCCATATGTACTGATGTCTCGCATCGCAATGATAGAGACCATACACCTGATAAAGACGTTGGCTTTCCAATATGGAGTACTGGCGCTGATATTAACAATAGCATTACTCATTATTCAGCGAGTTATATCTAAAAAATTATGGAGCCCTTTCTATGACAGCCTCGACAAAATAGAGGGATTTAATCTGGAACAAGGAATTGCTCCACAATTCATTGAAACAGACACATTGGAGTTTGCCCGTTTGAATGAAAATTTGAGTAGACTTATAGAGAGTGATTTAAATGCCTACGCACAACAAAAGGAATTTGTAGAGAATGCGTCACACGAATTGCAAACTCCGCTGGCTGTTTTTCAGTCCCAATTAGACTTATTGCTACAAAAACCTAATTTGACAAAAACGCAGGTAGATATCATTCAGTCACTTTATTCCGTTTCGTCTCGACTAACAAGGCTCAATAAGAATCTACTATTACTTGCCAGATTAGACAATTCACAATTCAAAGAGAAACAACAAATAGACTTTACTGAAGTCTTGGATGCACAACTATTTTATTTAAAAAATTTAGCTGAAAATGATGGAATAAGCGTTTCTTTAGAAATAAACAATTCAATTACAGTTGTAGCCAATAAAACTCTATTGGAGAGCCTGATAAACAACCTCATAGCAAATGCAATAAGGCACAATATCAGCCATGGGTCCATTTCTATTTCTGTGACAGGAAATGCCTTCATGGTAAGTAATACCGGAGAATCGGCTACACTCGACGAGGAAAAAATATTCAGACGATTTAGCCGCACTTCAGAGAAGAAAAAAGGGAATGGTTTAGGCTTATCTATTGTACACCAAATATGTAAACTGCATGGATGGAAAATAGAATATACATACCAAGATCACCAACATGTGTTCATCGTCTACTTTTAA
- a CDS encoding response regulator transcription factor, producing the protein MKILIIEDEHELSSNIVTYLSYDKYLCEQAFNFQDAMEKISLYSYDCILLDLNLPGGDGLKILDEIKKRKIESGIIIISARGALVDKIKGLKTGADDYLPKPFSLPELSVRIYALMRRQQFSHSNILKSNNIEVDMLAKAVKVNNHCVVLTKTEYDLLLFLIGNKNKVVSKNAIAEHLSGDMADMLDSHNFVYAHIKNLKSKIKEAGCANCIRTIYGTGYQWIE; encoded by the coding sequence ATGAAAATATTAATCATCGAAGATGAGCACGAGCTATCAAGTAATATAGTTACCTATTTGTCGTACGACAAATACTTATGTGAACAAGCTTTCAACTTTCAGGATGCAATGGAAAAAATTTCGTTGTATTCGTACGACTGCATTTTACTAGATTTAAATTTACCCGGAGGAGATGGTTTAAAAATACTCGATGAAATAAAAAAGAGAAAGATAGAAAGCGGCATCATTATCATTTCGGCTCGGGGTGCGTTAGTTGATAAAATAAAAGGACTAAAAACCGGCGCCGATGATTATTTGCCAAAGCCTTTCTCTCTGCCTGAACTAAGTGTACGCATTTATGCATTGATGCGCCGGCAACAGTTCTCACATAGCAATATACTAAAATCTAATAATATAGAAGTTGATATGCTAGCCAAGGCAGTAAAGGTTAATAATCACTGTGTTGTATTGACTAAAACGGAATATGATTTACTGCTTTTCCTCATCGGAAATAAAAACAAAGTGGTGTCAAAAAATGCCATTGCCGAACATTTGTCTGGAGATATGGCCGACATGCTGGATAGTCATAACTTTGTCTATGCACATATCAAAAATTTGAAATCAAAAATAAAAGAGGCTGGTTGCGCCAACTGCATCAGAACAATATATGGTACAGGTTATCAATGGATAGAATGA
- a CDS encoding phosphatase PAP2 family protein, with amino-acid sequence MNMKYRFLFFVFVTLNLCHAFAQEDTIKVGRKNKFDFPVSDSVNQQKSSIDAISNSYDLNDFNKNLLASPYDQMTLKIGKPKKNSFFNSSYSRYIIPAALVSYGVGVHMNKSLREVDLSTNHEVGEHLSQPIPYDDYMQFAPAVAVYGLDFMGIKAKHNLRDRTMIMATSYLIMGAAVQVMKSTTHVARPDGSNMKSFPSGHTATAFVGAHILFKEYKDSSPWIGVSGYAVALATGTMRVLNKKHWVSDVAAGAGVGILSAELGYALLPVWHHVFGIKDKTKSLVILPAVSSESLGVGLVYNF; translated from the coding sequence ATGAACATGAAATATCGTTTTTTATTTTTCGTATTTGTTACGCTGAATCTCTGCCATGCCTTTGCCCAAGAAGATACAATTAAAGTTGGGAGAAAGAATAAGTTCGACTTCCCTGTCTCTGATTCTGTCAATCAACAGAAGAGTAGTATAGATGCTATTTCGAATAGCTATGATTTGAACGATTTCAATAAGAATCTACTTGCATCACCTTATGATCAGATGACATTGAAAATCGGTAAACCCAAGAAAAACAGTTTTTTCAACTCTTCCTATTCACGTTATATTATACCGGCTGCTTTAGTATCTTATGGAGTGGGCGTACACATGAATAAGTCTTTGAGAGAAGTCGATCTGAGTACAAATCATGAGGTAGGAGAACATCTGTCGCAACCTATTCCTTATGATGACTATATGCAATTTGCTCCTGCGGTAGCTGTTTATGGACTCGATTTCATGGGAATAAAGGCCAAGCATAATCTGCGTGACCGAACCATGATTATGGCTACTTCTTATTTAATAATGGGAGCAGCAGTACAAGTAATGAAGAGTACAACGCATGTTGCTCGTCCGGACGGATCAAATATGAAATCATTTCCGTCGGGGCATACTGCTACCGCATTTGTCGGAGCTCATATTCTTTTTAAAGAATACAAAGATAGTTCCCCTTGGATAGGAGTTAGTGGATATGCAGTGGCTTTGGCTACGGGAACAATGAGAGTCTTGAATAAAAAACATTGGGTGAGCGATGTAGCTGCAGGTGCGGGAGTTGGTATCTTGAGTGCTGAATTGGGCTATGCACTGTTGCCTGTTTGGCATCATGTTTTTGGCATAAAGGATAAAACTAAAAGTTTGGTCATACTGCCTGCGGTTAGTAGCGAGAGTTTGGGGGTGGGGTTGGTTTATAACTTTTAG
- a CDS encoding helix-turn-helix domain-containing protein codes for MKTEDKSKNGCPVRSVLNGIGDKWSILVIDMLGNLGIMRFNEISKSLGNISQKMLTVTLRSLEADGIIFRKIYAEIPPHVEYGLTDLGDDLLPHISSLINWSKQNMEAIKVNRELFKRSHCAKTKA; via the coding sequence ATGAAAACAGAAGACAAGTCAAAGAATGGTTGCCCTGTGAGATCAGTATTAAATGGCATTGGAGATAAATGGTCTATACTAGTCATAGACATGCTGGGAAATCTTGGGATCATGCGTTTTAACGAGATAAGTAAATCTCTGGGAAACATTTCGCAAAAAATGCTCACTGTTACCCTACGATCTCTTGAAGCAGATGGAATAATATTCCGTAAGATCTATGCCGAAATACCTCCACATGTGGAGTACGGATTGACAGATCTTGGGGATGATTTACTTCCTCATATAAGTAGTTTAATAAACTGGAGCAAACAGAATATGGAAGCTATTAAAGTAAACAGAGAACTATTCAAACGTAGCCATTGTGCAAAAACAAAAGCATAG
- a CDS encoding NAD(P)H-dependent oxidoreductase — protein sequence MKTIIILAHPNIEQSHINKSWIEALSKRNPEVKVHNIYKTYPDWNIDAAAEQALLEQYDRIILQYPYQWYSVTPLLKKWLDDVFLQGWCYGENGNKLAGKEIGVAVSTAGVEEAYAEEVYGTMDQLLKPIESTAKFVGTKYISYHTLHGAYTPDVNDRLPQNIEQYIQFVTK from the coding sequence ATGAAAACAATTATTATTTTAGCTCACCCTAATATAGAGCAATCACACATCAATAAATCATGGATAGAAGCGTTGTCAAAAAGGAATCCGGAAGTCAAAGTACATAACATATACAAAACTTATCCTGATTGGAATATAGATGCCGCTGCAGAACAGGCACTCTTGGAGCAATATGACAGAATCATTTTGCAATATCCATACCAATGGTATAGCGTGACTCCATTATTAAAAAAGTGGCTAGACGACGTGTTTCTACAAGGTTGGTGCTATGGTGAGAACGGAAACAAACTAGCCGGGAAGGAAATCGGAGTAGCCGTATCAACTGCTGGTGTAGAGGAAGCCTATGCGGAGGAAGTATATGGTACTATGGATCAACTTTTGAAACCCATTGAATCTACAGCTAAGTTTGTTGGCACTAAATACATTTCTTACCATACACTCCACGGAGCTTATACTCCGGATGTAAACGATAGATTGCCTCAAAACATTGAGCAGTACATCCAATTCGTTACAAAGTAA
- a CDS encoding DoxX family protein produces MKYLEKNIDLGLLIIRLSVGGLMLLHGISKLMHGVGFIEQIVTGAGLPHFVAYGVYIGEVVTPILIIAGFCTRGAAAIFAFNCLVATLLVHSNMIFTLSDQGGWALELLGLYFFGAVALIFTGGGKYALSNKYIWD; encoded by the coding sequence ATGAAGTATTTAGAAAAAAACATCGACTTAGGATTATTGATTATCCGATTAAGCGTAGGAGGATTAATGCTATTGCATGGCATCTCGAAGCTAATGCATGGAGTGGGATTTATTGAACAAATAGTAACCGGTGCAGGCCTACCCCACTTTGTTGCTTACGGAGTATACATTGGTGAAGTGGTAACACCGATTCTTATTATTGCCGGATTTTGCACCCGTGGGGCGGCAGCGATTTTTGCGTTCAACTGTTTAGTTGCCACCTTGTTAGTGCATTCAAATATGATTTTCACACTAAGTGACCAAGGAGGATGGGCCTTAGAATTACTGGGATTATACTTCTTTGGAGCTGTTGCCTTAATCTTCACCGGTGGAGGAAAATATGCATTAAGCAACAAGTATATATGGGATTAA
- a CDS encoding DUF4249 domain-containing protein has translation MIYQYIYNHYRRLSIIIIALLSLTSCTEDIKLDTDNAAPVLVIYGVITDEIAYQEIHLSASGGYFEGQKNPKISNATVSISSDNGETYQLQEVANEPGTYRTTTQIAGKPGKTYYLKVTTDFNKDGTPDIYEAEAKMETKVELDSMDISYEKIANYHYYSFNIYAQEPVGDNYYMCRYIINDSVYNQISKYIIFDDLSFDNQYIKGTSIGYFYDESERDKYVDDNDYEQMVFVADGDAVKLELSNINKGYYNFLKQCQDEKDGESPFFGGPLSNITTNIKGGGIGYFAARSISKATSIAKKEEAQ, from the coding sequence ATGATATACCAGTATATATATAATCACTACAGACGATTATCAATTATTATTATCGCTCTCCTCAGCTTAACGAGTTGCACGGAAGATATCAAGCTTGATACAGATAACGCGGCTCCTGTTCTCGTTATCTACGGCGTAATTACCGATGAAATAGCTTATCAGGAAATACACCTGAGTGCTTCTGGTGGATATTTCGAAGGACAGAAAAATCCTAAGATATCGAATGCCACAGTATCGATCTCCTCCGATAACGGAGAAACCTATCAATTACAGGAAGTTGCAAATGAACCAGGCACATACCGTACTACCACACAAATAGCCGGAAAACCAGGAAAAACTTATTATCTGAAAGTAACTACTGATTTTAATAAAGACGGCACTCCTGATATATACGAAGCAGAAGCTAAAATGGAGACTAAAGTAGAACTGGATTCTATGGATATTTCTTATGAAAAGATAGCTAATTACCACTATTATTCGTTTAACATCTATGCACAAGAACCGGTTGGAGATAATTATTATATGTGCCGCTATATTATTAACGATTCCGTGTACAATCAAATAAGTAAATATATTATTTTTGACGATTTGAGTTTTGATAATCAGTACATTAAAGGTACTTCAATCGGTTATTTCTATGATGAATCCGAAAGAGATAAGTATGTTGACGATAATGACTATGAGCAAATGGTATTTGTAGCCGATGGAGATGCAGTTAAACTAGAATTATCAAACATTAATAAAGGATATTACAACTTTCTAAAGCAATGCCAAGACGAAAAAGATGGAGAAAGCCCTTTCTTTGGGGGTCCATTAAGTAACATAACGACCAATATTAAAGGGGGCGGCATCGGCTATTTTGCTGCTCGCAGCATATCTAAAGCAACAAGCATAGCTAAGAAAGAAGAGGCACAATAA
- a CDS encoding TonB-dependent receptor: protein MKFIKLFKNKRNYYLALLFTMTFTGLLAQNNKLSIHRKEATIIQLFTELEKKSDYVFFFSDDVKTELSQKVSISATDKPLKKILDEVLEQTPLDYKIVGRQITISRKASKNVIRQNKKTKNVRINGAVTDAESKEPLANVNIYIAELGRGTSTDENGTFSITIPNGIYSFRMSYIGYKTGTEKVDANLDVSSCNFTLQSDTKLEEVLVLANKKDENVTRTNMGVEKLTISEIRRMPALMGEVDIIKAIQLLPGVQATAEGGSGYSVRGGSADQNLIVLDNATVYNASHMFGFFSVFNNDVVENVELYKGDLPLKYGGRLSSLLDVQLKDTYTDKLKGSGGIGLISSRLMLEGSMGERTNWMVGGRRSYADLFLKASSDESINKSIIYFYDLNAKISHRLSNKDKLSLNMYMGNDKFGAASVAEFSYGNRVGSLTWGHIFNENVFFKLSTNITNYHYDLQSNLDNSKIKWEAGITDMMLRWDWNHTINNNLKLTYGATSILHHFSPGLITQPDYEDFRMPKNKALEHGVYLSAEQKLTDNFTVRYGLRWSIFQNMGSATVYKYDKNYEVSDSTRYGSGKIYHTYHALEPRVGMVYKLSETSSVKANYARNSQFIQLANNSSAGSPLDLWFPASTNIKPQTVDMISAGYFRNFNQNAIEVSMEVYYKKMNHVIDFADHADLLLNEQLEGEIRSGKGKAYGIELMVKKNTGRLTGFINYTLSRSERTIAEINEGKTYLSPFDKTHSINISASYELSKKWSLSAAWVYATGNPTSYPTGRFEVNGEYFPIYSGRNEYRKKDYHRLDLSANYIPSHKPGRKWKGEWNFSLYNAYGQKNPWIITYDQNTPNGIPNAKMTYLFSMVPSISYNFKF from the coding sequence ATGAAATTTATTAAGCTATTCAAAAACAAAAGAAACTATTATTTAGCTTTATTATTCACAATGACTTTTACAGGGCTGTTGGCGCAAAATAACAAACTATCTATTCACAGAAAAGAAGCTACTATTATTCAACTATTTACTGAACTAGAGAAGAAAAGCGACTATGTATTCTTCTTCTCGGATGATGTGAAAACAGAACTAAGCCAAAAAGTAAGTATCTCCGCTACAGATAAGCCTTTGAAGAAGATTCTGGACGAAGTATTGGAACAGACTCCTTTAGATTATAAAATAGTAGGCAGACAAATTACCATTAGCCGTAAAGCTAGTAAAAATGTGATCCGGCAAAACAAGAAGACAAAAAATGTAAGAATTAACGGTGCGGTCACAGATGCGGAAAGCAAAGAACCTCTTGCAAACGTGAACATTTACATTGCGGAGCTGGGAAGAGGGACTTCTACAGATGAGAATGGAACATTCAGCATTACTATTCCAAACGGTATATACTCTTTCCGCATGTCTTACATCGGCTATAAAACAGGTACAGAGAAAGTAGATGCTAATCTAGATGTTAGTAGCTGCAATTTTACTCTTCAGTCGGACACGAAATTGGAAGAAGTATTAGTGTTGGCTAACAAGAAAGACGAGAATGTGACACGTACCAATATGGGCGTTGAAAAGCTAACAATCAGCGAAATAAGACGCATGCCAGCTCTGATGGGAGAAGTAGACATTATTAAGGCTATACAGCTGCTTCCGGGAGTACAAGCCACTGCCGAAGGAGGATCTGGTTATAGTGTACGAGGTGGGTCGGCCGACCAAAATCTAATTGTGCTCGACAATGCCACGGTGTATAATGCATCTCACATGTTTGGTTTCTTCTCGGTGTTCAACAATGATGTAGTAGAGAATGTAGAGCTGTATAAAGGTGACTTACCTCTAAAATATGGTGGACGTCTGTCATCGTTGCTCGACGTGCAGTTAAAAGATACATACACCGACAAATTAAAAGGTAGCGGGGGAATCGGACTGATATCCAGTCGTCTAATGTTGGAAGGCTCTATGGGTGAGCGAACGAACTGGATGGTTGGCGGGCGACGAAGTTATGCCGATTTGTTTTTAAAAGCGTCATCTGACGAATCCATCAACAAGAGCATCATTTACTTCTACGATTTGAATGCAAAAATATCACACCGTCTTTCAAACAAAGATAAATTATCTCTTAACATGTATATGGGTAACGATAAGTTCGGTGCAGCTTCTGTGGCAGAATTCTCTTACGGTAATCGTGTAGGGTCATTAACTTGGGGACATATATTTAACGAAAACGTGTTCTTCAAACTAAGCACGAATATTACAAATTATCATTATGATCTGCAGTCCAATCTGGATAATTCAAAGATTAAATGGGAAGCCGGCATTACAGACATGATGCTTCGTTGGGATTGGAACCATACCATAAACAATAACCTCAAACTCACTTACGGAGCAACAAGCATACTTCACCATTTTAGTCCGGGGTTAATTACACAACCCGACTATGAAGATTTTCGCATGCCGAAAAATAAAGCATTGGAACATGGAGTTTACCTCTCGGCTGAACAGAAGCTTACAGACAATTTCACTGTAAGATATGGTCTTCGCTGGTCTATATTCCAGAACATGGGTAGTGCCACAGTTTACAAATACGATAAAAACTATGAGGTTTCTGATTCTACTCGCTACGGATCGGGTAAAATTTATCACACTTACCATGCATTGGAACCAAGAGTGGGAATGGTATATAAACTATCCGAAACCTCTTCGGTAAAAGCTAATTATGCGCGCAATAGTCAGTTCATACAGCTTGCCAATAACTCTTCAGCAGGATCACCGCTAGATTTGTGGTTTCCCGCCAGTACGAATATTAAACCACAAACGGTGGATATGATATCGGCAGGGTACTTCCGCAACTTTAACCAGAATGCCATTGAGGTATCTATGGAAGTATACTACAAGAAAATGAATCATGTTATTGACTTTGCCGACCATGCCGACCTGTTACTAAACGAGCAATTGGAAGGAGAAATAAGATCCGGTAAAGGAAAAGCCTACGGAATAGAGCTTATGGTGAAAAAAAACACAGGCCGCCTTACCGGGTTTATAAACTATACCTTGTCACGTTCCGAAAGAACCATCGCTGAGATAAATGAAGGCAAGACTTACCTTTCACCTTTCGATAAAACGCACAGCATAAACATTTCTGCATCGTATGAGCTTTCTAAAAAATGGAGTCTGTCTGCTGCATGGGTTTATGCAACAGGAAATCCCACTTCCTATCCTACCGGAAGATTTGAAGTAAATGGCGAGTATTTCCCCATCTATTCGGGAAGAAATGAATATCGTAAAAAGGATTACCACCGTCTGGATTTATCTGCTAACTATATACCGTCTCATAAGCCCGGAAGAAAATGGAAAGGTGAATGGAATTTCTCGTTGTATAATGCATACGGACAAAAAAATCCCTGGATCATTACCTATGACCAGAATACACCCAACGGAATACCTAATGCAAAAATGACTTATTTATTTAGCATGGTGCCTTCTATCTCCTATAATTTTAAATTTTAA